From a region of the Triticum aestivum cultivar Chinese Spring chromosome 7D, IWGSC CS RefSeq v2.1, whole genome shotgun sequence genome:
- the LOC123167959 gene encoding patatin-like protein 2 → MPVTQAPGRSTGPVSVARRELSSHAWSLSSPASPQPRYGSIVTVLSIDGGGVRGIIPGTILAFLEEKLQELDGPDVRIADYFDVVAGTSTGGLVAAMLTAPNAEGRPLFAAKDVNKFYLEHCPNIFPAVCKGPLGWLKSMMGPKYSGHHLHKVVKELLGDTRVNETLKNIVIPTFDIKLLQPTIFSTYDAMRDVSKNALLSDVCISTSAAPTYLPGHHFESKDKDGKTRAFNLIDGGVVANNPTLLAMTHVSKQILMGNQDFLPIKHAGYGKFMILSLGTGTAKIEEKFDAAECGKWGLLGWLYKRGATPIIDSFSEASTDLVDIQASVLFQVLGCNKSYLRIQHDELTGEMASVDVSTSKNLNGLISVGKALLKRQVCKVNVETGKNEPDLERGTNEQELARFARMLSEERKARKEAYKLV, encoded by the exons ATGCCGGTCACGCAAGCGCCGGGGCGGAGCACGGGGCCAGTGAGCGTGGCGCGGCGCGAGCTGAGCAGCCACGCGTGGTCGCTGTCGTCGCCCGCCAGCCCGCAGCCGCGCTACGGGAGCATCGTCACCGTGCTGAGcatcgacggcggcggcgtccggggGATCATCCCCGGCACCATCCTCGCTTTCCTCGAAGAAAAGCTCCAG GAGCTTGATGGGCCGGACGTGAGGATCGCGGATTACTTCGACGTGGTAGCCGGGACGAGCACTGGAGGCCTGGTGGCCGCCATGCTCACCGCGCCCAACGCCGAGGGCCGCCCGCTCTTCGCCGCCAAGGACGTCAACAAGTTTTACCTCGAGCACTGCCCGAATATCTTCCCTGCCGTCTG CAAAGGACCTCTGGGCTGGCTCAAGAGCATGATGGGGCCCAAGTACAGCGGCCACCACCTGCACAAGGTCGTGAAGGAGCTGCTCGGAGACACGCGCGTCAATGAGACGCTCAAGAACATCGTCATCCCCACTTTTGACATCAAGCTCCTCCAGCCTACCATCTTCTCAACCTACGAC GCCATGAGGGATGTCTCCAAGAATGCTCTTCTGTCGGATGTCTGCATTAGCACGTCGGCCGCGCCGACCTACCTCCCCGGCCACCATTTCGAGAGCAAGGACAAAGACGGCAAGACCCGGGCTTTCAACCTGATCGACGGAGGCGTCGTCGCTAACAATCCG ACGTTGTTGGCGATGACCCACGTTAGCAAGCAGATCCTGATGGGAAACCAGGACTTCTTGCCCATCAAGCATGCGGGTTACGGCAAGTTCATGATCCTTTCATTGGGCACAGGCACCGCCAAGATCGAAGAGAAGTTTGATGCGGCTGAGTGCGGCAAGTGGGGCCTTCTCGGGTGGCTCTACAAGAGGGGTGCCACGCCGATCATTGATAGCTTCAGCGAAGCTAGTACCGACCTCGTCGACATTCAAGCATCCGTGCTCTTTCAGGTCCTGGGCTGCAACAAGAGCTATCTCCGGATCCAACACGACGAGCTCACTGGTGAAATGGCCTCCGTCGACGTGTCCACATCAAAGAACCTCAACGGGCTCATTAGTGTCGGCAAAGCATTGCTGAAGAGACAGGTGTGCAAAGTGAACGTCGAGACAGGCAAGAACGAGCCCGATCTAGAGAGGGGCACGAACGAGCAGGAACTGGCCCGTTTCGCCCGCATGCTGTCGGAAGAGCGCAAAGCTCGGAAGGAGGCCTACAAACTTGTGTAG